One genomic region from Cyanobium usitatum str. Tous encodes:
- a CDS encoding shikimate kinase yields MNKPPSPSLTQRLQGLNIYLIGMMGAGKSAVGRPLAEALGYRFLDADDALEQVAGRTIPEIFATDGEAGFRELETAVLGQIAGWHSLVVATGGGVVTRPENWGHMRQGVVVWLDAPAPLLLQRLRADSTTRPLLQARDPGARLGELLAQRNPLYAQADLRVQQAGASPAQVAQQVLADLPAILKDPAAAPEAPVELRQADGQITPSLN; encoded by the coding sequence ATGAATAAACCCCCATCGCCGAGCTTGACCCAGCGCTTGCAAGGGCTAAACATTTATTTGATCGGCATGATGGGCGCCGGTAAAAGCGCCGTCGGCCGCCCCTTGGCCGAAGCGCTGGGCTACCGCTTCCTTGATGCCGACGATGCTCTGGAGCAGGTTGCTGGCCGCACCATCCCCGAAATCTTCGCCACTGACGGCGAAGCCGGCTTCCGAGAACTGGAAACGGCGGTGCTTGGCCAGATCGCCGGCTGGCATTCCCTGGTGGTGGCCACCGGAGGTGGAGTGGTGACCAGGCCCGAGAACTGGGGCCACATGCGCCAGGGGGTGGTGGTGTGGCTGGATGCGCCAGCCCCATTACTGCTGCAACGCCTGCGCGCCGATTCGACCACCCGGCCCCTGCTGCAGGCCCGTGATCCAGGCGCCCGCCTAGGCGAGCTGCTGGCCCAACGGAACCCGCTTTATGCCCAAGCCGACCTGCGAGTGCAGCAGGCTGGAGCTAGCCCCGCCCAAGTGGCCCAGCAGGTGCTGGCCGATCTGCCAGCCATTCTCAAAGACCCAGCTGCAGCGCCTGAGGCCCCGGTGGAGCTGCGCCAGGCCGATGGCCAGATCACGCCATCCCTCAACTGA
- a CDS encoding DUF6816 family protein: MTGALLAPILALLLAMGPGVLAERAAHWPEWRLPAPLERPSARAGHQDLNYPDWMAGRWQVRSDDLEYEVRFSPDPGGAVVGDRAFNATAIGRALLGAALLQVRNDPTNPNRQIALLAGDQQLESTVVGRRSESSNPTDFWADELALQVLHGPGDPRVSRVETLSHYSQNPDGTVTTEQWQASYPSPALGLAAAASSSGHFQLTLTPLSPDPPPAQSDPAS, translated from the coding sequence ATGACAGGAGCCCTACTGGCGCCCATCCTGGCGCTGCTGCTGGCGATGGGGCCGGGCGTGCTGGCGGAACGGGCTGCCCACTGGCCCGAGTGGCGCCTGCCCGCTCCCCTGGAGCGACCCTCAGCTCGAGCCGGCCACCAGGATTTGAACTACCCCGACTGGATGGCCGGGCGCTGGCAGGTGCGCAGCGATGACCTGGAGTACGAGGTGCGCTTCAGCCCCGACCCAGGCGGAGCAGTGGTGGGCGATCGGGCCTTCAACGCCACCGCGATCGGCAGGGCCCTGCTGGGCGCTGCCCTGCTGCAAGTGCGCAATGATCCGACCAACCCAAACCGCCAGATCGCCTTGCTGGCGGGTGATCAGCAACTGGAATCGACGGTGGTGGGACGCCGCAGCGAATCGTCCAATCCGACCGACTTCTGGGCCGACGAACTGGCCCTGCAGGTACTGCACGGCCCCGGCGACCCCCGGGTGAGCCGGGTGGAAACCCTGAGCCACTACAGCCAAAATCCCGACGGCACGGTGACGACCGAGCAGTGGCAGGCCAGCTATCCCTCCCCTGCCCTAGGCCTGGCCGCCGCGGCCAGCAGCAGCGGCCATTTCCAACTAACCCTGACGCCGCTCAGCCCCGACCCGCCTCCAGCACAATCCGATCCCGCCAGTTGA
- a CDS encoding DUF4346 domain-containing protein: MPEVPPSRQQLDDQLSQRFISLDPAGYFLIRIDREAAELVVEHYGNGIDERGLATDPDTGEVLSCRGGDVREPLAVFRGCSAKQLGIDLTEGPAPHPLTCLDHALYLGRELQRAQACLEQGIEYVQD; encoded by the coding sequence ATGCCTGAAGTGCCTCCCAGCCGCCAACAGCTCGATGACCAGCTCTCCCAGCGGTTCATCTCCTTAGACCCCGCCGGCTACTTCCTAATTCGCATCGATCGCGAGGCGGCGGAGCTGGTTGTTGAGCACTACGGCAATGGCATCGATGAGCGGGGCTTAGCCACCGATCCCGATACCGGAGAGGTATTGAGCTGCCGCGGCGGCGATGTTCGCGAGCCCTTGGCAGTTTTCCGGGGCTGCAGTGCCAAGCAACTGGGTATTGACCTAACCGAAGGTCCAGCTCCTCACCCGCTCACCTGCTTAGACCACGCCCTCTATCTAGGCAGGGAGCTCCAAAGAGCTCAAGCGTGCCTTGAGCAAGGAATTGAATATGTACAAGATTAG
- a CDS encoding cytochrome b6-f complex subunit 6, protein MAAAIYLGLFGGGLAVAIAASIVLRGIKLI, encoded by the coding sequence ATGGCTGCCGCGATTTACCTGGGTTTGTTTGGTGGTGGGCTGGCCGTTGCTATTGCAGCATCGATCGTGCTGCGCGGCATCAAACTGATCTGA
- a CDS encoding RibD family protein, whose protein sequence is MSPVLRLVLAVSLDGRLAPPQGGAAQLGGVGDRQVLEEALAWADGCLIGAATLRCHGSTCLIRAPHLLAQRAASGRAEQPVAVVVSRSNDFSPDLHFWRQPLQRWLLTPKQSPLAPAFDLRLDLESWGGALAALADQGLERLVVLGGASLAANLLAEGWIDELQLTLCPRLLGGPHAWLPLEAAVQAGEWGLQEHRRLEGEELLLRYRRVLAKP, encoded by the coding sequence CTGAGCCCCGTGCTGCGGCTGGTGCTGGCCGTCAGCCTGGATGGCCGCTTGGCGCCCCCGCAAGGTGGTGCTGCCCAGTTGGGTGGAGTTGGGGATCGTCAGGTGTTGGAGGAGGCCCTGGCCTGGGCTGATGGCTGCCTGATCGGTGCCGCAACCCTGCGCTGCCATGGCAGTACCTGCCTAATTCGGGCGCCTCACCTGCTGGCCCAGCGTGCAGCCAGCGGCCGCGCTGAGCAGCCGGTGGCTGTAGTAGTGAGTCGTAGCAACGATTTTTCTCCAGATTTGCATTTTTGGCGGCAACCGCTGCAACGCTGGCTGCTTACACCCAAGCAATCGCCGCTAGCCCCGGCTTTTGATCTTCGCCTGGATCTAGAGAGCTGGGGTGGGGCCCTGGCTGCCCTAGCGGATCAGGGGCTGGAGAGGCTGGTGGTGCTGGGCGGTGCATCCCTTGCCGCCAACCTGCTGGCCGAAGGCTGGATCGATGAGCTGCAGCTGACCCTTTGCCCCCGGCTGCTGGGTGGACCCCATGCCTGGTTGCCCCTGGAGGCCGCAGTTCAGGCTGGGGAGTGGGGCCTGCAGGAGCACCGGCGTCTGGAGGGTGAGGAGTTACTGCTGCGCTACCGCCGCGTCTTGGCGAAGCCCTGA
- a CDS encoding 6-pyruvoyl trahydropterin synthase family protein — protein MTATATASGFSPNSASSSHGRGRPCVITRRATFSASHRYWLPELSAEENQARFGLCSLAPGHGHNYTLVVAMAGPLDADGMVLNLSEVKHAIRAEVTAQLDFRFLNEAWPEFDLDRPEGKLPTTEALCQAIWTRLAPQLPLVGLRLHETDTLWVDLLAPGSAPTPMEAFLSIRTHFAAAHRLARPELSQGENETIYGKCARPHGHGHNYLLDVTVRGPIDARTGMVCDLAALQQLVDDLVVEPFDHTFLNKDVEHFASTVPTAENIALHIADLLSAPIAATGARLHKVRLQESPNNAAEVFAETPQLEMVPAALEALVAG, from the coding sequence ATGACTGCTACTGCAACAGCGTCAGGTTTCTCGCCGAACTCGGCCAGCTCCAGCCACGGGCGGGGCCGCCCCTGCGTAATTACCAGGCGGGCCACCTTCAGCGCCAGTCATCGCTACTGGTTGCCGGAGCTCAGCGCTGAAGAGAATCAGGCCCGCTTCGGACTCTGCAGCCTGGCCCCCGGCCACGGCCACAACTACACCTTGGTGGTGGCCATGGCTGGTCCGCTCGATGCGGACGGCATGGTGCTCAATCTCTCTGAGGTGAAGCACGCGATCCGGGCTGAGGTGACGGCCCAGCTCGATTTTCGCTTCCTCAACGAGGCTTGGCCTGAGTTCGATCTGGATCGTCCTGAGGGCAAGCTGCCCACTACCGAAGCTCTTTGCCAGGCCATCTGGACCCGCCTGGCCCCCCAGCTGCCCCTGGTGGGGCTGCGTCTGCACGAAACCGACACGCTCTGGGTCGACCTGCTCGCCCCCGGCTCCGCCCCAACCCCCATGGAAGCCTTTCTTTCGATCCGCACCCACTTCGCAGCCGCCCATCGCCTGGCCCGGCCCGAGCTCTCCCAAGGCGAAAACGAAACCATCTACGGCAAGTGCGCCCGGCCCCATGGCCACGGCCACAACTACCTGCTCGACGTAACCGTCCGCGGCCCGATCGATGCCCGCACCGGCATGGTCTGTGATCTGGCGGCACTGCAGCAGCTCGTCGACGACCTGGTGGTGGAGCCCTTCGACCACACTTTCCTCAATAAGGACGTGGAGCACTTCGCCAGCACGGTGCCCACCGCTGAGAACATCGCCCTTCACATCGCCGACCTGCTCAGCGCCCCAATTGCTGCCACCGGCGCCCGCCTGCACAAGGTGCGCCTCCAGGAAAGCCCCAACAACGCCGCCGAGGTGTTTGCTGAAACTCCCCAGCTGGAAATGGTGCCTGCGGCGCTCGAAGCCCTGGTGGCTGGCTGA
- a CDS encoding chlororespiratory reduction protein 7 → MSDPLLRELDHYVVLEPGGGERILTAAETLAWLEARLAKLEPVPADLAALPSPGLQAQRLLETACELELAPGLTIQWFAVRIEPPG, encoded by the coding sequence ATGTCCGATCCCCTGTTGCGGGAGCTTGATCATTACGTGGTGCTGGAGCCCGGTGGCGGCGAGCGGATTCTCACGGCGGCCGAAACCCTGGCCTGGCTTGAGGCCCGGCTTGCCAAGCTGGAGCCGGTGCCGGCAGATCTGGCCGCTCTCCCTAGCCCGGGCCTGCAGGCCCAGCGACTGCTGGAAACCGCCTGCGAACTGGAGTTGGCGCCTGGATTGACGATTCAGTGGTTTGCGGTGCGGATCGAACCGCCCGGCTAA
- a CDS encoding MFS transporter: MSWRPHQRTTFLVASGLSTAGSFAGLTAKGWILMDGSGNPMVLALHFAVLALPSLLVSGPAGVATDKLGCEAVLIRSQWGLFAAGILGAVAIPLSSGDLQVVLLLLSTLLVGIASAYELTARNKYCALLVEGPQQLAPYLTSFSVVFNVGKLVGPPIGGWLLAWTGAGTALAIDAATYLIPIASVLWLLHPNRGLEQRSVAGASSGLRAAWRGSGPVLRHVLIYTALACLLGFFHPGLAPLMARDLLGPSPQALGLFTSVLAAGSISGGLVLQRHSRWLSQRPGLLLGSCTLITATAQLAMAAFSSPETVGIGLAATFALGAGTASLLAGVNLISQVGSSMAIRGRMAGLGQIAFLGGGGLSGLLAAAMSLTLGLQGTFAVLGAAGFVLGLQELISRRGLRLKLRSV; encoded by the coding sequence TTGAGCTGGCGGCCGCATCAACGCACCACCTTTCTGGTTGCCTCAGGACTGAGCACAGCTGGATCCTTCGCAGGTCTCACGGCTAAGGGCTGGATCCTGATGGATGGCAGCGGCAATCCAATGGTGCTTGCCCTCCATTTCGCGGTGCTGGCCCTGCCTTCCCTGCTGGTAAGTGGGCCAGCAGGGGTTGCGACCGACAAGCTGGGCTGCGAAGCCGTGCTGATCCGCTCCCAATGGGGACTTTTCGCAGCCGGCATCCTGGGAGCCGTTGCCATACCACTGAGCAGTGGTGACCTGCAGGTAGTCCTGCTGCTACTGAGCACCCTGCTGGTAGGCATCGCCAGTGCCTACGAACTCACGGCCCGCAACAAATATTGCGCCCTACTGGTGGAGGGTCCCCAGCAACTGGCTCCATACCTCACCAGCTTTTCGGTGGTTTTCAACGTGGGCAAGCTGGTAGGGCCTCCCATAGGGGGCTGGCTGCTGGCCTGGACCGGCGCGGGCACGGCCCTGGCGATCGATGCCGCCACTTACTTGATCCCTATCGCCTCAGTGCTGTGGCTGCTCCACCCCAATAGGGGGCTGGAGCAGCGCAGCGTGGCTGGAGCCAGCAGTGGGCTCAGAGCCGCCTGGCGCGGCAGTGGTCCGGTGCTGAGGCACGTGCTGATCTACACGGCTCTAGCTTGCTTACTGGGCTTCTTCCACCCAGGCCTAGCCCCCTTGATGGCCCGGGATTTACTGGGCCCATCCCCCCAGGCCCTCGGCCTATTCACCAGCGTGTTGGCAGCAGGCAGCATCAGCGGCGGCCTAGTGCTGCAGCGTCACAGTCGCTGGTTGAGCCAGCGCCCTGGCCTGCTGCTAGGAAGCTGCACCCTGATCACCGCAACAGCCCAACTAGCTATGGCCGCTTTCAGCAGCCCAGAAACGGTGGGAATAGGCCTGGCGGCCACCTTCGCCCTCGGTGCTGGCACCGCCAGCCTGCTGGCAGGGGTCAATTTGATCAGCCAGGTGGGTTCTTCGATGGCCATCCGGGGTCGCATGGCCGGGTTGGGCCAGATCGCCTTCTTGGGTGGGGGCGGTCTCAGCGGCCTGTTGGCAGCTGCCATGAGCCTGACGCTCGGGTTACAGGGAACCTTTGCCGTGCTGGGGGCGGCTGGCTTCGTCTTAGGCCTGCAGGAGCTGATCAGCCGCAGGGGCCTGAGACTCAAGCTCAGATCAGTTTGA
- a CDS encoding B12-binding domain-containing radical SAM protein, with the protein MRTLFVYPEFPKTFWSYEKILELIDRKVLLPPLGLVTVAALLPQSWEMKLVDRNVREVSEAEWDWAELVVISGMIVQKADMATQIGKAKQRGIPVAVGGPFASSTPDAPELELADYKILDEGEITLPLFIEAIERGDSQGRFSSDGVKPDVTGTPIPRFDLLELDAYSEMSVQFSRGCPFQCEFCDIIVLYGRKPRTKNPEQLVAELQCLYDLGWRRSVFLVDDNFIGNKRNVKLLLPLLRQWQIDHGFPFSFATEASVDLAADDDLMQMMVECRFESVFLGIETPDESSLETAGKLQNTRSSLVDSVDKITSYGLRVMAGFIIGFDGEKEGAGGRIVEFVTRTGIPHAMMGMLQALPNTALWHRLEKEGRLIEGKAAAKGVNQTNLLNFEPTRPIRDIANEYVDAFGALYEPNAFIDRVYSYFLKLPPQQWKKLVVPGSRQPKPTSWVDLRALGIILWRQGLKRNTRVRFWKSLYGMYRHNPKRFTGFISILAHNEHFLEYRAIVRREIEEQLATLPPDPPKTTVEPSRELQPV; encoded by the coding sequence ATGCGCACTCTCTTCGTTTACCCAGAGTTCCCGAAAACCTTCTGGAGCTACGAAAAAATCCTTGAGTTGATCGATCGCAAGGTGCTTTTGCCGCCCTTGGGACTGGTCACAGTGGCCGCCCTGCTGCCCCAGTCATGGGAAATGAAGCTGGTTGACCGCAACGTGCGCGAGGTCAGCGAAGCCGAGTGGGACTGGGCCGAGCTGGTGGTGATCTCCGGAATGATCGTGCAGAAGGCCGATATGGCCACTCAGATCGGCAAAGCCAAGCAGCGCGGTATTCCCGTCGCCGTGGGAGGTCCTTTTGCCAGTTCCACCCCAGATGCGCCCGAGCTCGAACTGGCGGATTACAAAATCCTCGACGAGGGTGAAATCACCCTGCCATTGTTCATCGAAGCCATTGAGCGAGGTGACAGCCAGGGCCGGTTCAGCTCTGATGGCGTCAAACCAGATGTAACTGGAACGCCGATTCCACGCTTTGACCTGCTTGAGCTGGACGCCTACTCCGAGATGTCGGTGCAGTTCTCCCGAGGCTGCCCCTTCCAATGTGAGTTCTGCGACATCATCGTGCTGTATGGGCGCAAACCTCGCACCAAGAACCCTGAGCAGCTAGTAGCTGAGCTGCAGTGCCTCTACGACTTGGGCTGGCGTCGCTCGGTGTTCCTGGTGGATGACAACTTCATCGGCAACAAGCGCAATGTCAAATTGCTGTTGCCACTTTTGCGCCAATGGCAGATTGACCACGGCTTCCCATTCAGCTTCGCCACCGAAGCCTCAGTGGATTTAGCGGCGGACGATGACCTGATGCAAATGATGGTGGAGTGCCGCTTTGAAAGCGTCTTCCTCGGCATCGAGACCCCCGACGAATCGAGCCTGGAAACTGCCGGTAAATTACAAAATACTCGCAGCTCCCTAGTGGATTCTGTCGACAAAATCACCTCCTACGGGTTGCGGGTGATGGCTGGTTTCATTATCGGATTCGACGGGGAGAAAGAAGGCGCGGGCGGCAGGATCGTCGAGTTTGTGACCCGCACTGGCATTCCCCACGCCATGATGGGCATGCTTCAGGCCCTTCCAAATACAGCTCTTTGGCATCGCCTCGAAAAAGAGGGTCGCTTGATCGAAGGCAAGGCAGCTGCAAAAGGGGTCAACCAAACCAACCTGCTTAATTTCGAGCCCACCCGGCCGATTCGCGACATCGCCAATGAGTATGTCGACGCCTTCGGCGCCCTTTATGAGCCAAACGCATTCATTGATCGCGTTTATTCCTACTTCCTGAAACTACCCCCCCAACAATGGAAGAAGTTGGTTGTTCCCGGCAGCCGTCAGCCCAAGCCGACCAGCTGGGTTGATCTGCGCGCTTTAGGAATCATTCTTTGGCGCCAAGGCCTCAAGCGCAACACCAGGGTGCGTTTCTGGAAATCGCTCTATGGCATGTATCGCCACAACCCGAAGCGCTTCACTGGCTTCATATCGATCCTGGCCCACAACGAACACTTCCTCGAATACCGCGCAATCGTGCGGCGCGAGATAGAAGAGCAGCTGGCCACCTTGCCACCCGATCCTCCAAAGACCACAGTCGAGCCAAGCCGCGAACTACAGCCGGTTTAA
- a CDS encoding glutathione S-transferase, producing MELHQFRHSAFCEKVRLVLAAKRLDYTVVEVTPGLGQLELFRLSGQRQVPVLLDDSEVIADSTAIALYLERHHPEPLLLPEAPAERARVLLIEDWADTALAAGCRLALVQAAAVDPLLRSALLPDSTPGPLRQLVSNLPAAVMAGVGEAVATVVGSAERQQLQTNLEQLAVLVADQPYLVGDRLTLADLAVAAQLGLLKFPASSGAPLAGQGVSGIADHPLLEPLFNWRDRIVLEAGRG from the coding sequence ATGGAACTGCACCAGTTCAGGCATTCGGCCTTTTGCGAGAAGGTGCGGCTGGTGTTGGCCGCCAAACGGCTCGACTACACGGTGGTCGAGGTCACGCCCGGTTTGGGCCAGCTGGAACTCTTCCGCCTGTCGGGCCAGCGCCAGGTGCCAGTGCTGCTGGATGACAGTGAAGTAATTGCCGATTCCACGGCCATTGCCCTGTATCTGGAGCGGCATCACCCCGAGCCGCTGCTGCTGCCCGAGGCCCCGGCCGAGCGAGCCCGGGTGCTGCTGATCGAAGACTGGGCCGATACGGCCCTTGCTGCCGGCTGCCGGCTTGCCCTGGTGCAAGCGGCGGCTGTTGATCCGCTGTTGCGCTCCGCCCTGCTGCCCGACTCCACCCCCGGCCCCCTGCGTCAGCTGGTCAGCAACCTGCCCGCCGCCGTGATGGCTGGCGTTGGCGAGGCGGTGGCAACGGTGGTGGGCAGCGCTGAGCGCCAGCAGCTGCAGACCAACCTCGAGCAGTTGGCTGTGCTGGTTGCCGATCAGCCCTATTTGGTGGGTGATCGCCTCACCCTTGCCGATCTGGCTGTTGCCGCCCAGTTGGGCTTGCTGAAATTCCCGGCCAGCAGTGGTGCCCCCTTAGCGGGCCAGGGCGTTAGCGGCATCGCCGACCACCCGCTGCTTGAGCCCCTGTTCAACTGGCGGGATCGGATTGTGCTGGAGGCGGGTCGGGGCTGA
- a CDS encoding GNAT family N-acetyltransferase, with protein MAELQARWHQSLAEIPEAHWDALLAAAHPQELPFYRWRWLQQLEASGSIAPREGWQGCHLGLWRGQVLLAVAPLYLKGHSYGEFVFDQSFAQLAGQLGLRYYPKLVGMSPVSPVQGYRFLIDPAEDEAELTAFMFELIDAFCRQHAILSCNFLYVDPGWQPLAEAAGCAAWVNQQSQWINPGHEDFNAYLASFNANQRRNIKRERQAAAAAGLTVTPLLGEAIPPALVGRMYDFYAQHCSRWGAWGSKYLSESFFAALAADPELRRHIVLFSAHRGNPGEPVAMSLCVHAGDQLWGRYWGSDEQIDCLHFEVCYYAPIAWAIERGIRAFDPGAGGSHKRRRGFVAQPRVSLHRWSDPRFASILQRWLPGANEEMAELMAAMNAELPFTAAYDPPHA; from the coding sequence ATGGCTGAGTTGCAGGCCCGCTGGCACCAAAGCCTGGCCGAGATTCCCGAAGCCCATTGGGATGCCCTGCTGGCCGCGGCGCACCCCCAAGAGTTGCCTTTTTATCGCTGGCGCTGGCTGCAGCAGCTAGAGGCCAGCGGCAGCATTGCCCCGCGGGAGGGCTGGCAGGGCTGTCATCTGGGCCTGTGGCGCGGCCAGGTGTTGCTGGCGGTGGCTCCCCTCTATTTGAAGGGCCACAGCTACGGCGAATTCGTTTTCGACCAGAGTTTTGCCCAGCTCGCTGGCCAGTTAGGCCTGCGCTACTACCCAAAGTTGGTGGGCATGAGCCCGGTGAGCCCGGTGCAGGGCTACCGCTTTCTGATCGACCCCGCCGAGGACGAGGCGGAGTTAACCGCTTTTATGTTTGAGCTGATAGATGCGTTCTGCCGCCAGCACGCCATCCTCAGCTGCAATTTTCTTTATGTAGATCCAGGCTGGCAGCCGCTGGCTGAGGCAGCTGGCTGTGCTGCCTGGGTTAATCAGCAGAGTCAGTGGATCAATCCCGGCCATGAGGATTTCAACGCTTACCTGGCCAGCTTCAATGCCAACCAGCGCCGCAACATCAAGCGGGAGCGGCAGGCGGCGGCAGCCGCTGGCCTCACGGTTACGCCCCTGTTGGGCGAGGCAATCCCGCCGGCGCTAGTTGGGCGCATGTATGACTTTTATGCCCAGCACTGCAGTCGTTGGGGGGCTTGGGGCAGCAAATATCTGAGTGAATCCTTTTTTGCTGCCCTGGCTGCCGATCCGGAGCTGCGGCGCCACATAGTGCTCTTCAGTGCCCATCGCGGTAACCCCGGCGAGCCGGTGGCCATGTCCCTGTGCGTCCATGCAGGCGACCAGCTCTGGGGGCGCTACTGGGGCAGTGATGAGCAGATTGACTGCCTTCATTTTGAGGTCTGTTACTACGCTCCGATTGCCTGGGCAATCGAGCGCGGCATCCGCGCCTTTGATCCCGGCGCTGGTGGTAGCCATAAGCGCCGGCGTGGTTTCGTGGCCCAGCCCCGCGTCAGCCTGCACCGCTGGAGCGATCCACGTTTTGCCTCGATCCTGCAGCGCTGGTTGCCTGGGGCTAATGAGGAGATGGCCGAGCTGATGGCGGCTATGAATGCGGAGCTGCCTTTTACGGCTGCCTACGATCCACCGCATGCCTGA